TTTCAAGTGTTTATGATTGTTGGGATTTTTAATTTTTCTGCGACTGCGGTATTCAAAAATTGGTCGGGGAGACAGGATTCGAACCTGCGACTTTCTGCTCCCAAAGCAGATGCCCTACCAAGCTGCGCTACTCACCGAACGTGTTGTTAGAAGCAATGTATTGCATATGAGAGAATTTTGGAAGGAATATTTTAGAAATTAAAAATGTAGCTGGTGACTGGATGTTGCACATGCAATCACCAATTTGCACCTCTGTTCATGGTAGTTGGTCGCACGGGTCGCAGAAAACGGCTTGTGCGACCAATTTCTTGTTTGATGCTTAAGTGGTTAGATACTGTTCAAAATATAGTTTATATTAATATGTATAACTATACCTATAGTATAGTTATACATATTAATATAAACTAAGACCTTGTTTTAGTTTAAAATGTAGAGTATAGCTATACTATAGGTATAGTTATGAAAAATAAATTAAACCAACTTCTTTCTTATTGGCCAGATGGCGAAATACGAACCTCTCAACAGCTTCAAAGGTTGGGATACGGTTCAGAACACCTACAGAAGTACAAAAAAAGTAAATGGATCGATTCTGTTGGGAAAGGGGCGTACAAAAAATATGGTGATTCTGTCGATTGGACAAGTGCCCTGTCGTGTTTGCAAAAAGATAATCCAAAAGGTTCTCTATATGTTGGCGGCAAGTCCGCTTTAGAGTTGCTTGGAAAAGCCCAGTACCTTCTGTTCGATAAGAAAGAAATACTGGTCATTTGCGACAAAGGGTTTTGGATGCCATCATGGGTAAATGCCTGTCCTGGGGATATAAAAATCCACCATAAACAAAAATGTCTTTTTGATTTTTCCAATCGTAAAAACGATGGGGCAGGGTTAACGGAAAGAGTGATTGAAAAGAATAAAATAATCTTGTCTGCGGCTGAAAGGGCCTATCTAGAGTATTTAGATGAAGTACCTCAAAAATATTCATATACAGAAGCTATTGAGTTGCTAGAAAACCTAGCCACATTAAGACCTGACTTGGTTCAAGAGTTGCTGGAAAAATGTAAGTCAGTGAAAGTGAAGAGGCTCTTTTTATACCTCGCGGATAAAATAAATCATATCTGGTTCAAAAAAATTCAACCTGAAAAGATTAACTTGGGTGAAGGAAAAAGGTTGATCTTTAGAGGCGGAGTTTTGGACAAAAAATATAACATTACGGTTCCAAAGGAAGATTCGGATGAAGACGCAATTTGATGAACAAGTAAAACTACTAATTGATACGCTTCCAGAAGTTGCAAAGGAGGAATGTTTTGCGCTCAAGGGAGGAACGGCGATAAATTTATTTTTGAGAGATTTTCCGCGGATGAGCGTGGATATTGATATTACGTTCATTCAAAATAACCCGAGAAATGAAGCCTTGCAGGTGATGGAAGACGCTCTTTACAGAATTAAAACTAATATAGAAAAGGGCACGGGAGCGAGGGTTACTCCCAGCTCAAGAGACGGATTAAACCACGATATAAAATTATTTGTGAACAAGGGAGATATACAAATAAAAATCGAAGCGAATCCTGTTATCAGAGGAACGTTATTTCCCGTAGAAAAAAGAACATTATCGCCGAAAGTTGAAAAAGAATATGAGGCTAGCATTGAAATGCAAGTTGTATCCGTCCCTGATTTATATGGCGGCAAGATCGCTGCGGCCTTGGATAGACAGCATCCAAGGGATTTGTTCGACATCAAAATTCTTTCAGAGAATGAAGGCATAACTGAAGCTAT
Above is a window of Bdellovibrionales bacterium DNA encoding:
- a CDS encoding type IV toxin-antitoxin system AbiEi family antitoxin, whose translation is MKNKLNQLLSYWPDGEIRTSQQLQRLGYGSEHLQKYKKSKWIDSVGKGAYKKYGDSVDWTSALSCLQKDNPKGSLYVGGKSALELLGKAQYLLFDKKEILVICDKGFWMPSWVNACPGDIKIHHKQKCLFDFSNRKNDGAGLTERVIEKNKIILSAAERAYLEYLDEVPQKYSYTEAIELLENLATLRPDLVQELLEKCKSVKVKRLFLYLADKINHIWFKKIQPEKINLGEGKRLIFRGGVLDKKYNITVPKEDSDEDAI
- a CDS encoding nucleotidyl transferase AbiEii/AbiGii toxin family protein, with the protein product MKTQFDEQVKLLIDTLPEVAKEECFALKGGTAINLFLRDFPRMSVDIDITFIQNNPRNEALQVMEDALYRIKTNIEKGTGARVTPSSRDGLNHDIKLFVNKGDIQIKIEANPVIRGTLFPVEKRTLSPKVEKEYEASIEMQVVSVPDLYGGKIAAALDRQHPRDLFDIKILSENEGITEAIKDSFIVYLLSHKRPPTEIIFPVKKDVSKLFNSEFIGMTKVKFDYSDFEKTRDWLNKQIQRMLTNNDKEFLLKFFDGNPDWELFKYPEAKVLPAVQWKLQNLLKMDKSKRVRYATELKEKFGL